From Pseudomonas putida, one genomic window encodes:
- a CDS encoding RNA methyltransferase — protein sequence MANKRYSCIGLFNPKSAENVGSVMRAAGCYGVNSVFYTGKRYERARDFVTDTKRVHYDIPLIGIDDLQRIIPLGCTPVAVELVEGARPLPEYTHPDRAIYIFGPEDGSLDANVRAWCEETIYIPTEGCMNLAATVNVVLYDRLAKGLNTRSGPKFK from the coding sequence GTGGCTAACAAACGGTACAGTTGCATCGGCCTGTTCAACCCAAAATCTGCAGAGAACGTAGGCTCGGTGATGCGCGCAGCGGGTTGCTACGGCGTGAACTCGGTGTTCTACACCGGCAAGCGCTATGAGCGCGCCCGCGACTTCGTCACTGACACCAAGCGCGTGCACTACGATATTCCGTTGATCGGCATCGACGACCTGCAGCGCATCATCCCGCTGGGTTGCACACCCGTTGCAGTGGAGTTGGTGGAAGGTGCTCGGCCCTTGCCTGAATACACCCACCCTGATCGCGCCATTTACATCTTCGGGCCGGAAGACGGCAGCCTCGATGCGAACGTGCGCGCGTGGTGCGAAGAAACCATCTATATCCCCACCGAAGGCTGCATGAACCTGGCCGCGACGGTGAACGTGGTGTTGTACGACCGTTTGGCCAAGGGCCTCAATACCCGCTCGGGGCCCAAGTTCAAATAG
- a CDS encoding S9 family peptidase, protein MPNALQPPIARQDQAADPYAWLQQRDTPEVLEYLQAENAYQQACLADQAPLREQLFEEIKGRILETDLSLPSPWGPYLYYTRTTAGDEYPRHYRCPRPADDSNTVDERQEQLLLDPNALANGGFLALGGFSVSPDHRLLAYSLDTSGDEVYSLYVKDLASGNLTALPFDDCDGSLTWANDSQTLFFAELDDTHRPWRLRRHTLGETGAPTVFEEPDGRFFLHCYRASSERQLVLLLNSKTTSEAWVLDAETPRAAFTCLAPRAEGHEYFPDHGQLDGQWRWFIRSNQDGINFALYQAAADQVPTREQWQVLVPHRDEVMLEGLSLNASALTLSLREGGLPIIEVRPQGTPAYRVELPDAAYSLYVQDSLEFASTRIRLRYEALNRPAQVRQLDLATGAQAVLKQTPVLGDFDAGDYVSERLWATAADGTQVPISLVRRKQDQGKTVPLYLYGYGAYGESLDPWFSHARLSLLQRGVAFAIAHVRGGGELGEAWYRAGKQEHKPNSFSDFIACAEHLIAQGVTASDRLAISGGSAGGLLIGAVLNLRPELFRCAIAEVPFVDVLNTMLDPDLPLTVTEYDEWGNPQEPQVYERIKAYAPYENVSAQAYPAMLVVAGYNDSRVQYWEAAKWVARLRTLKTDSNLLLLKTEMGAGHGGMSGRYQGLRDVALEYAFVFNELGVV, encoded by the coding sequence ATGCCCAACGCGCTCCAGCCCCCCATCGCCCGCCAAGACCAGGCCGCCGACCCCTACGCCTGGTTGCAACAGCGCGACACCCCTGAGGTGCTTGAGTACCTGCAGGCCGAAAACGCCTACCAGCAAGCGTGCCTGGCCGACCAGGCGCCCCTGCGCGAACAGCTGTTCGAAGAGATCAAGGGCCGTATCCTGGAAACTGACCTGTCATTGCCCTCCCCCTGGGGCCCCTACCTGTATTACACCCGCACCACAGCGGGCGATGAGTACCCGCGCCACTATCGCTGCCCACGGCCTGCCGATGACAGCAACACAGTGGACGAACGCCAGGAACAGCTGCTGCTCGACCCCAACGCCCTGGCCAACGGCGGCTTTCTGGCCCTTGGCGGCTTCAGCGTCAGCCCCGATCACCGCCTGCTGGCCTACAGCCTCGACACCAGCGGCGACGAGGTCTACAGCCTGTACGTCAAGGACCTGGCCAGCGGCAACCTGACCGCCCTGCCCTTCGACGACTGCGACGGCAGCCTGACCTGGGCCAATGACAGCCAGACGCTGTTCTTCGCCGAACTGGACGATACCCACCGCCCGTGGCGGCTGCGCCGTCACACGCTGGGCGAAACCGGCGCGCCGACCGTATTCGAAGAGCCGGACGGGCGTTTTTTCCTGCACTGTTACCGCGCCAGCTCCGAGCGCCAGCTGGTTTTGCTGCTCAACAGCAAGACCACCAGCGAAGCCTGGGTGCTGGACGCTGAAACGCCGCGGGCGGCATTCACCTGCCTGGCACCGCGCGCCGAGGGCCACGAGTACTTCCCCGACCACGGCCAGCTCGATGGCCAGTGGCGATGGTTCATCCGCAGCAATCAGGACGGTATCAACTTCGCGCTGTACCAGGCAGCGGCAGACCAGGTGCCCACCCGTGAGCAATGGCAGGTGCTGGTACCACACCGCGACGAGGTCATGCTCGAAGGCCTGAGCCTCAACGCCAGCGCCCTCACCTTGAGCCTGCGTGAAGGCGGGCTACCGATCATCGAAGTGCGCCCGCAAGGCACGCCGGCCTACCGCGTCGAACTGCCTGACGCGGCCTATAGCCTGTACGTGCAGGACAGCCTGGAGTTCGCCAGCACGCGCATCCGCCTGCGCTACGAGGCGCTCAACCGCCCGGCCCAGGTGCGTCAGCTGGATCTGGCCACGGGCGCGCAGGCGGTGCTCAAGCAAACCCCGGTGCTGGGCGATTTCGATGCCGGTGACTACGTCAGCGAACGCCTGTGGGCCACCGCCGCCGATGGCACCCAGGTGCCGATCAGCCTGGTACGCCGCAAACAAGACCAGGGCAAGACGGTACCTCTGTACCTGTACGGTTACGGTGCCTACGGCGAGAGCCTCGACCCGTGGTTCTCGCATGCCCGCCTGAGCCTGCTGCAACGCGGTGTAGCCTTTGCCATCGCCCATGTGCGCGGTGGCGGCGAGCTGGGTGAAGCCTGGTATCGCGCCGGCAAGCAGGAGCACAAGCCCAACAGCTTCAGCGACTTCATCGCCTGCGCCGAGCACCTGATCGCCCAGGGCGTGACAGCCTCCGACCGCTTGGCCATCAGTGGCGGCAGCGCCGGTGGCCTGCTGATCGGTGCCGTGCTCAACCTGCGCCCGGAGCTGTTCCGCTGCGCCATCGCCGAAGTGCCGTTCGTCGACGTGCTCAACACCATGCTCGACCCCGACCTGCCATTGACCGTCACCGAGTACGACGAATGGGGCAACCCGCAAGAGCCACAGGTGTACGAGCGGATCAAGGCCTACGCGCCCTACGAGAATGTCAGCGCCCAGGCCTACCCGGCCATGCTGGTGGTCGCTGGCTATAACGACAGCCGCGTGCAGTATTGGGAGGCAGCCAAGTGGGTGGCGCGCCTGCGTACACTCAAGACCGACAGCAACCTGCTGCTGCTCAAGACCGAGATGGGAGCCGGCCACGGCGGTATGAGCGGGCGCTACCAGGGGTTGCGAGACGTGGCACTGGAATATGCGTTCGTCTTCAATGAGCTGGGCGTGGTTTAA
- a CDS encoding class II glutamine amidotransferase, whose translation MCELLGMSANVPTDIVFSFTGLMQRGGRTGPHRDGWGIGFYEGRGLRLFQDPAASSESEVANLVQRYPIKSEVVIGHIRQANVGQVCLSNTHPFVREMWGRNWCFAHNGQLGAFQGEATFYRPVGDTDSEAAFCDLLNRIRAAFPEPVAVEQLLPVLVEACAEYRGKGVFNCLLSNGDWLFCFCSTKLVHITRRAPFGAARLKDVDLIVDFHTQTTPNDVVTVIATEALTENETWRRYEPGQWGLWRHGECVTQGQS comes from the coding sequence ATGTGCGAACTGCTGGGCATGAGCGCCAACGTCCCCACCGACATCGTCTTCAGCTTCACCGGCCTGATGCAACGTGGCGGCCGCACCGGCCCGCACCGTGACGGTTGGGGCATCGGTTTCTACGAAGGTCGCGGCCTGCGACTGTTCCAGGACCCGGCAGCGAGCAGCGAGTCGGAAGTCGCCAACCTGGTGCAGCGTTATCCGATCAAGAGCGAAGTGGTCATTGGCCATATCCGCCAGGCCAATGTGGGCCAGGTGTGCCTGTCCAATACGCACCCGTTCGTGCGCGAAATGTGGGGCCGTAACTGGTGCTTCGCCCACAACGGCCAGCTAGGGGCGTTCCAGGGTGAGGCAACCTTCTACCGGCCAGTGGGTGACACCGACAGCGAAGCCGCCTTTTGCGACTTGCTCAACCGCATCCGTGCCGCTTTCCCTGAGCCGGTCGCGGTGGAACAGCTGCTGCCGGTGTTGGTCGAAGCCTGTGCCGAGTACCGCGGCAAGGGCGTGTTCAACTGCCTGCTCAGCAATGGTGACTGGCTGTTCTGTTTCTGTTCGACCAAGCTGGTACACATTACCCGTCGCGCCCCCTTTGGCGCGGCGCGGTTGAAGGATGTCGACCTGATCGTCGACTTTCACACCCAAACCACCCCCAATGACGTGGTCACGGTGATTGCCACCGAGGCCTTGACCGAGAACGAGACCTGGCGGCGCTACGAACCGGGCCAATGGGGCCTGTGGCGGCACGGAGAGTGCGTTACGCAAGGCCAGAGCTAA
- a CDS encoding MFS transporter has translation MTENDYTLAWGLYAVAALGCLWVGFKLTGWMWRWLREPLRVILAVLLLTPTVVDPGKDAMAPAIAITALDVAFKVGNNAWRAVSDFAMYGLIAFGLYLAFVLLRWPLEKRARERREQQEAAAKRLAAEDDPVGVGAPLAAERGDRYRNDPPPAAASGGRVEPRL, from the coding sequence ATGACCGAGAACGACTATACCCTCGCCTGGGGCCTTTACGCTGTTGCTGCCCTGGGTTGTCTCTGGGTGGGTTTCAAACTCACTGGCTGGATGTGGCGCTGGCTGCGCGAGCCGCTGCGGGTGATCCTCGCGGTCCTGTTATTGACCCCGACCGTCGTTGACCCCGGTAAGGATGCCATGGCCCCGGCCATCGCCATCACTGCCCTGGACGTTGCCTTCAAGGTGGGCAACAACGCCTGGCGCGCGGTATCGGATTTTGCCATGTACGGCCTGATCGCCTTTGGCCTGTACCTGGCCTTCGTGCTGCTGCGCTGGCCGCTGGAAAAGCGTGCCCGCGAGCGTCGCGAGCAGCAGGAGGCCGCAGCCAAGCGCCTGGCTGCCGAGGACGACCCAGTGGGCGTCGGGGCACCGCTGGCCGCCGAACGCGGTGACCGTTACCGCAATGACCCACCGCCTGCCGCGGCTTCTGGTGGCCGGGTCGAGCCACGTCTGTAA
- a CDS encoding YcgN family cysteine cluster protein, with the protein MIAESAPFWRRKTLEQLDPQEWESLCDGCGLCCLQKLEDEDDNSVYYTRIACKLLDMNTCQCSDYPNRFAQVPDCIQLTPGKADQFKWLPSTCGYRLVSEGKDLPAWHHLVCGDRTQVHEQRISQSGRMLREQDVDEDDWEDHLIFRAS; encoded by the coding sequence ATGATCGCTGAAAGCGCGCCGTTCTGGCGGCGCAAGACCCTCGAACAACTCGACCCGCAAGAGTGGGAATCGCTGTGTGACGGCTGTGGCCTTTGCTGCCTGCAAAAGCTCGAGGACGAGGACGACAACAGCGTCTATTACACCCGTATCGCCTGCAAGCTGCTGGACATGAACACCTGCCAGTGCAGCGATTACCCCAACCGTTTCGCCCAGGTGCCCGATTGTATTCAGCTCACCCCAGGCAAGGCTGACCAGTTCAAGTGGCTGCCGAGCACCTGCGGGTATCGCCTGGTCAGCGAGGGCAAGGACCTGCCGGCCTGGCACCACCTGGTCTGTGGCGATCGCACCCAGGTGCATGAACAGCGCATTTCCCAGTCCGGGCGTATGCTCAGGGAGCAGGATGTGGACGAAGACGACTGGGAAGACCACCTGATTTTTCGCGCCAGCTGA
- a CDS encoding DUF2892 domain-containing protein, which produces MLDIHSTTASPDHNVQGLERVGSLAGGALMFTKGMRHGGLVGLLQMVFGGIAVARGVSGHCSTKAWWQKHRQEYHRLRSDIERSATELEALKRSAEAATEGVTVTGKDPLTGS; this is translated from the coding sequence ATGCTCGATATTCATTCCACTACGGCGTCACCGGACCATAACGTACAGGGCCTGGAGCGGGTCGGTTCACTGGCCGGTGGTGCGCTGATGTTCACCAAGGGTATGCGCCACGGCGGGCTGGTCGGGCTACTGCAGATGGTGTTCGGTGGCATTGCGGTGGCGCGCGGGGTCAGTGGGCATTGCTCGACCAAGGCCTGGTGGCAGAAGCATCGACAGGAATATCACCGTTTGCGCTCGGATATCGAACGCAGTGCCACCGAGCTCGAGGCGCTCAAACGCAGTGCCGAGGCGGCGACGGAGGGGGTGACGGTAACGGGGAAGGACCCGCTCACGGGTAGTTGA
- a CDS encoding cyclic nucleotide-binding domain-containing protein: MPDQTHLSAEIRDMLMDCDLFDTLQPGDFHTAAGYFSLATLVEGETIFNEGDAGTFMCILHRGVVSVRKTDAHGAQVEIATLRSGRAFGEMAVLDGERRSASCMAASDCLLLTLGKDSLEKMLNEAPRIAARIIRALAVALSKRLRMQDGQRLAL; this comes from the coding sequence ATGCCCGACCAGACCCATCTCAGCGCCGAAATCCGCGACATGCTCATGGACTGCGACCTGTTCGATACCTTGCAGCCCGGTGACTTCCATACCGCCGCAGGCTACTTCAGCCTCGCCACCCTGGTCGAAGGCGAAACCATCTTCAACGAAGGCGATGCCGGCACCTTCATGTGCATCCTGCACCGGGGGGTGGTTTCAGTGCGCAAGACCGACGCCCACGGTGCCCAAGTGGAGATCGCCACGCTGCGCAGTGGCCGCGCCTTCGGCGAAATGGCTGTGCTGGACGGCGAGCGCCGCTCGGCCAGTTGCATGGCTGCCAGCGACTGCCTGCTGCTGACCTTGGGCAAGGATTCGCTGGAAAAGATGCTCAACGAAGCCCCACGCATCGCCGCACGGATCATCCGCGCATTGGCCGTAGCCTTGTCGAAACGCCTACGGATGCAGGACGGGCAGCGCCTGGCGCTTTAA
- a CDS encoding YcgL domain-containing protein, whose translation MKRICSIYKSPRKNEMYLYVLKAEGLERVPEALLPFFGTPVHAFDLVLSPERKLAREDIAKVLDNLDNQGYHLQMPPAEDEYIEHLPEELLRRNDPV comes from the coding sequence ATGAAACGTATCTGCTCGATCTACAAGAGCCCGCGCAAGAACGAGATGTACCTCTACGTACTCAAGGCCGAGGGCCTGGAGCGCGTGCCCGAGGCGCTGCTGCCGTTCTTCGGCACGCCCGTACATGCCTTCGACCTGGTGCTGAGCCCCGAGCGCAAGCTCGCCCGCGAGGACATTGCCAAGGTGCTGGACAATCTTGATAACCAGGGTTACCACCTGCAGATGCCACCGGCCGAGGACGAGTACATCGAACATTTGCCGGAAGAGCTTCTGCGCCGTAACGACCCGGTCTGA
- a CDS encoding YajD family HNH nuclease — MSSASTSAATARLDRILADAKRDKEMGYRDKALRMYPHVCGRCAREFAGKRLSELTVHHRDHNHDNNPQDGSNWELLCLYCHDNEHSRYTDQQYFSEGSTSTPSIAKATHNPFAGLAGLLKKD, encoded by the coding sequence ATGAGTTCGGCATCCACGTCCGCCGCCACCGCCCGCCTCGACCGTATCCTCGCCGACGCCAAGCGCGACAAAGAGATGGGCTACCGCGACAAAGCCTTGAGAATGTACCCGCACGTGTGCGGCCGTTGCGCCCGTGAGTTCGCCGGCAAGCGCCTGAGCGAGCTGACCGTTCATCACCGTGACCACAACCATGACAACAACCCACAGGACGGCTCCAACTGGGAGCTGCTGTGCCTGTACTGCCACGACAACGAGCATTCGCGCTATACCGACCAGCAGTACTTCAGCGAAGGCTCCACCAGCACCCCGAGCATTGCCAAGGCCACGCACAACCCGTTCGCCGGGCTGGCTGGCTTGCTGAAGAAAGACTGA
- the rnd gene encoding ribonuclease D: protein MAIEIHWIRDDQTLAELCQRWRTLPFVALDTEFMRVDTFYPKAGLIQIGDGERAFLIDPLLIGNWQPLADLLEDSGVVKVLHACSEDLEVLLRLTGKLPQPLFDTQLAAGYLNLGFSMGYSRLVQEVLGLELPKGETRSDWLQRPLSDTQISYAAEDAVHLAELFAALRPRLSDDKYAWVLEDGAELVAALRREVEPETLYRDVKLAWKLSRQQLAVLRELCAWREREARSRDVPRNRILKEHSLWPMAKNQPDNLSALAKIDDMHPRTIRQDGACLVEVIKRAASLPPEQWPATLPEPLPIEAAGILKRLRAIGQAEGERLGIAPELMLRKKALEALLKSGYPNGPYQLPDSLRGWRRERMGQALLDELAGAGETR from the coding sequence ACACCTTTTATCCGAAAGCTGGGCTGATCCAGATCGGTGACGGCGAGCGCGCTTTTCTCATCGACCCGTTGCTGATCGGCAACTGGCAGCCTTTGGCCGACCTGCTGGAAGACAGCGGTGTGGTCAAGGTGCTGCACGCCTGCAGCGAAGACCTCGAAGTGCTGCTGCGCCTGACCGGCAAGCTGCCGCAGCCGCTGTTCGACACGCAGTTGGCCGCGGGCTACCTGAACCTGGGCTTCTCCATGGGCTATTCGCGCCTGGTCCAGGAAGTGCTGGGCCTTGAATTGCCCAAGGGTGAGACCCGCTCGGACTGGCTGCAGCGCCCGCTGTCGGACACCCAGATCAGCTACGCAGCCGAAGATGCCGTGCACCTGGCCGAACTGTTTGCCGCCCTGCGCCCACGTCTGTCGGACGACAAGTACGCGTGGGTGCTGGAAGACGGTGCCGAACTGGTCGCGGCCTTGCGCCGCGAGGTCGAGCCCGAAACCCTGTACCGCGATGTGAAGCTGGCCTGGAAGCTGAGCCGCCAGCAACTGGCGGTGCTGCGGGAACTGTGCGCCTGGCGCGAGCGTGAAGCACGCAGCCGCGATGTGCCGCGCAACCGCATTCTCAAGGAGCACTCGCTGTGGCCGATGGCCAAGAACCAGCCGGACAACCTGTCGGCCCTGGCCAAGATCGACGACATGCATCCGCGCACCATCCGCCAGGATGGCGCCTGCCTGGTCGAGGTGATCAAACGGGCCGCCAGCCTGCCGCCTGAGCAATGGCCGGCGACGCTGCCCGAGCCGCTTCCGATCGAAGCGGCCGGCATCCTCAAGCGCCTGCGCGCCATCGGCCAGGCCGAAGGCGAGCGTCTGGGCATTGCCCCGGAGCTGATGCTGCGCAAAAAGGCCCTGGAAGCCTTGCTCAAGAGCGGCTACCCCAATGGCCCCTATCAACTGCCCGATTCGTTGCGCGGCTGGCGCCGTGAGCGGATGGGCCAGGCCCTGCTGGACGAACTGGCGGGCGCCGGAGAAACCCGATGA
- a CDS encoding D-2-hydroxyacid dehydrogenase gives MRVLIAEQDHANYAGLLAGAAPDLEILTSGDSAELALQAPQCSVWLGQPDLLASLLRQGHKPAWMQSTWAGITPLLADGLPRDYRLTRAVGIFGQVMAEYMLTYMLGHEREVLSRLVSQVERRWDDRPGGTLEGRKVLIVGTGDIGQRVAECLLPFGMTLYGIASTPREQAPFVEVAGLADLPRMVGQADYVLNLLPDTPATHDLYDAALFKCFQPSALFINAGRGVAVVDADLVQALKQGDLAGAVIDVCRQEPLPQRHPFWTAWGLLLTGHSSAPTSPAAMVRLFVENVRHYQAGQGLRGEVDFARGY, from the coding sequence ATGCGCGTTCTGATCGCTGAGCAGGATCATGCCAACTATGCCGGGCTGCTGGCTGGCGCGGCCCCGGACCTGGAAATCCTGACCAGCGGCGATTCCGCCGAGCTGGCCTTGCAGGCACCCCAGTGTTCGGTCTGGCTGGGCCAGCCAGACTTGCTGGCAAGCCTGCTGCGCCAGGGCCACAAGCCGGCCTGGATGCAATCGACCTGGGCCGGCATCACGCCCTTGCTGGCCGATGGCCTGCCGCGTGATTACCGCCTGACCCGTGCGGTCGGCATCTTTGGCCAAGTGATGGCCGAGTACATGCTCACCTACATGCTGGGGCACGAGCGCGAAGTGCTGTCTCGGCTGGTGAGCCAGGTAGAGCGCCGGTGGGACGACCGCCCGGGGGGGACGCTCGAAGGGCGCAAGGTGCTGATCGTGGGCACCGGCGATATCGGCCAGCGTGTAGCCGAATGCCTCTTGCCGTTTGGCATGACCCTGTATGGCATCGCCAGCACGCCCCGCGAGCAGGCGCCGTTCGTCGAGGTCGCCGGGTTGGCTGATTTGCCGCGGATGGTCGGGCAGGCCGATTACGTGCTCAACCTGTTGCCGGATACGCCGGCAACCCATGATCTTTATGATGCCGCACTGTTCAAGTGTTTCCAGCCTAGCGCGCTGTTCATCAATGCCGGGCGTGGTGTGGCGGTGGTCGATGCCGACCTGGTCCAGGCGCTGAAGCAGGGCGACCTGGCGGGCGCGGTGATCGATGTGTGCCGGCAGGAGCCGTTGCCGCAGCGTCACCCGTTCTGGACCGCGTGGGGGTTGTTGCTGACCGGGCACAGCTCGGCACCGACTTCGCCAGCGGCGATGGTACGGTTGTTTGTCGAGAACGTGCGGCACTACCAGGCAGGGCAAGGTTTGCGTGGCGAAGTGGATTTCGCGCGGGGCTATTGA